The Kosakonia sacchari SP1 genome includes a window with the following:
- the phoH gene encoding phosphate starvation-inducible protein PhoH, translated as MGRQKAVIKARREAKRVLRRDSRSHKQREEESVTSLVQMSGVEAIGMARDSRDTSPIAARNEAQAHYLNAIESKQLIFATGEAGCGKTWISAAKAAEALIHKDVDRIIVTRPVLQADEDLGFLPGDISEKFAPYFRPVYDVLLKRLGASFMQYCLRPEIGKVEIAPFAYMRGRTFENAVVILDEAQNVTAAQMKMFLTRLGENVTVIVNGDITQCDLPSGVKSGLSDALARFEEDEMIGVVRFNKDDCVRSALCQRTLKAYD; from the coding sequence ATGGGAAGACAAAAAGCAGTGATCAAAGCTCGTCGTGAAGCGAAACGCGTGCTGAGACGTGATTCACGCAGCCATAAACAACGTGAAGAAGAGTCGGTCACCTCGCTTGTGCAGATGAGTGGCGTAGAAGCAATTGGCATGGCGCGGGACAGCCGTGATACTTCTCCAATTGCAGCGCGTAATGAAGCTCAGGCGCACTACCTGAATGCTATCGAGAGTAAACAACTGATCTTTGCAACCGGCGAAGCCGGCTGCGGGAAAACGTGGATCAGCGCGGCGAAAGCGGCGGAAGCCCTGATCCATAAGGACGTGGACAGGATTATTGTAACCCGACCGGTTCTGCAGGCCGACGAAGATCTCGGTTTCTTACCCGGTGATATTTCGGAGAAGTTCGCTCCCTATTTCCGGCCCGTCTACGACGTGCTGTTGAAACGCCTGGGGGCGTCCTTTATGCAATACTGCCTGCGACCAGAGATCGGTAAGGTGGAAATCGCGCCGTTCGCCTATATGCGTGGACGTACCTTTGAAAATGCGGTGGTCATTCTCGACGAGGCTCAGAATGTCACGGCTGCGCAAATGAAAATGTTTTTAACGCGCCTCGGGGAGAACGTGACCGTTATTGTCAACGGTGATATTACCCAGTGTGACCTGCCATCCGGTGTGAAATCGGGTTTGAGCGACGCGCTGGCACGTTTTGAGGAAGATGAGATGATTGGCGTTGTACGCTTTAATAAAGACGACTGCGTACGCTCCGCGCTCTGCCAGCGCACGCTGAAAGCGTACGACTGA
- the efeB gene encoding iron uptake transporter deferrochelatase/peroxidase subunit gives MKQDDNNDVSEPSRRRLLKSMGALGGALALAGGCPVAHAVTPKSAPGTLSPDARMEKQPFLGAHQAGILTPQQASMMLVAFDVLAADKADLERLFRLLTQRITFLTTGGPAPDTPNPRLPPMDSGILGAYIAPDNLTMTVSVGESLFDQRFGLRAQMPKKLQKMTRFPNDSLDAALCHGDLLIQICANTQDTVIHALRDIIKHTPDLLSVRWKREGFISDHAARSKGKETPVNLLGFKDGTANPDSSNNTLMNEVVWVTKEQGEPAWAVGGSYQAVRIIQFHVEFWDRTPLKEQQTIFGRDKHSGAPLGMKNEHDVPDYASDPDGDVIALDSHIRLANPRTKETQSSLMMRRGYSYSLGVTNSGQLDMGLLFVCYQHDLEKGFLTVQKRLNGEALEEYIRPIGGGYFFALPGVQAANRYLAQSLLEA, from the coding sequence ATGAAGCAAGATGATAACAACGACGTCAGCGAACCTTCCCGGCGCCGTTTATTAAAAAGTATGGGCGCGCTGGGAGGCGCGCTTGCGCTGGCTGGCGGATGCCCGGTAGCACATGCGGTAACACCAAAGAGCGCTCCGGGGACGCTTTCGCCTGATGCGCGTATGGAGAAGCAGCCTTTCCTGGGCGCGCATCAGGCCGGTATTTTGACGCCACAGCAGGCGTCAATGATGCTGGTGGCGTTTGACGTGCTGGCTGCTGATAAAGCCGACCTTGAACGGTTGTTCCGCTTATTAACGCAGCGCATTACCTTTCTGACCACTGGCGGCCCGGCTCCGGATACCCCGAACCCACGCTTACCGCCGATGGACTCCGGGATTCTTGGGGCGTATATCGCGCCGGATAACCTGACGATGACGGTTTCCGTAGGCGAATCGCTGTTCGATCAACGTTTTGGTTTGCGCGCGCAGATGCCGAAAAAGCTGCAAAAGATGACGCGTTTCCCTAACGATTCGCTTGATGCGGCGCTGTGTCACGGCGACTTGCTGATCCAGATTTGTGCCAACACACAGGACACGGTGATTCATGCGCTGCGTGACATCATTAAGCACACGCCGGATTTACTCAGCGTGCGCTGGAAGCGGGAAGGGTTTATCTCCGACCATGCAGCGCGCAGCAAAGGCAAAGAGACGCCGGTTAACCTGCTGGGCTTTAAAGATGGCACTGCCAACCCGGACAGCAGCAATAATACGCTGATGAACGAGGTGGTGTGGGTGACGAAAGAGCAGGGCGAACCGGCGTGGGCGGTGGGCGGCAGTTACCAGGCGGTGCGTATTATCCAATTCCACGTGGAGTTTTGGGATCGCACACCGCTGAAAGAGCAGCAGACCATTTTCGGGCGTGATAAGCATTCCGGCGCGCCGCTGGGCATGAAAAATGAGCATGACGTCCCGGATTACGCCAGCGATCCGGACGGTGATGTCATAGCCCTCGACAGCCATATTCGTCTGGCGAACCCGCGGACGAAAGAGACGCAGTCCAGCTTGATGATGCGGCGTGGTTACAGTTACTCGCTCGGCGTGACCAACTCCGGTCAGCTGGATATGGGGCTGTTATTCGTCTGTTATCAGCATGATCTGGAAAAAGGCTTTCTGACGGTGCAAAAACGTCTGAACGGCGAGGCGCTGGAAGAGTACATTCGTCCGATTGGCGGCGGTTACTTCTTTGCGTTGCCCGGCGTACAAGCAGCAAACCGCTATCTGGCGCAATCTCTGCTCGAAGCGTGA
- the efeO gene encoding iron uptake system protein EfeO, translating into MAIHFRRSALQAGMAALISSAFAVQAADIPQVKVTVTDKQCEPMNLTVNAGKTQFIILNHSQKALEWEILKGVMVVEERENIAPGFSQKLTANLQPGEYEMTCGLLTNPKGKLVVNGEATADAAKGDALLSLSGAITAYKAYVVAETAQLVSGTKAFTDAVKAGDIEKAKALYAPTRQHYERIEPIAELFSDLDGSIDAREDDYEHKAADPKFTGFHRLEKALFGDNSTKDMGKYADQLNSDVVDLQTRINELAFPPSKVVGGAAGLIEEVAASKISGEEDRYSHTDLWDFQANVDGAQKIVDLLRPQLQKDNAELLAKVDANFKKVDTILAKYRTKEGYETYDKLTDADRNALKGPITTLAEDLAQLRGVLGLD; encoded by the coding sequence ATGGCAATTCATTTTCGTCGTAGTGCATTACAGGCCGGGATGGCGGCATTAATCTCCAGTGCTTTCGCGGTGCAGGCTGCAGATATCCCGCAGGTGAAAGTTACGGTTACGGACAAGCAGTGTGAACCGATGAACCTGACGGTGAACGCGGGTAAAACGCAGTTTATTATTCTCAACCACAGCCAGAAAGCGCTCGAGTGGGAGATCCTTAAAGGCGTGATGGTGGTTGAAGAGCGTGAAAATATCGCGCCAGGTTTTAGCCAGAAACTGACGGCCAACCTGCAGCCGGGCGAGTATGAGATGACTTGCGGTCTGTTAACCAACCCGAAAGGTAAGCTGGTGGTGAACGGTGAAGCGACGGCCGATGCGGCAAAAGGTGACGCGCTGCTGAGCCTGAGCGGAGCCATTACCGCGTATAAAGCGTATGTGGTTGCCGAAACGGCGCAGTTGGTTTCCGGCACCAAAGCGTTCACCGATGCGGTAAAAGCGGGCGATATCGAAAAAGCGAAAGCGCTGTACGCGCCGACGCGCCAGCACTACGAGCGTATTGAACCGATTGCTGAGCTCTTCTCCGATCTCGATGGCAGCATTGATGCCCGTGAAGATGATTACGAGCATAAAGCCGCCGATCCGAAATTCACCGGTTTCCACCGTCTGGAAAAAGCCCTGTTTGGTGATAACAGCACCAAAGACATGGGCAAATATGCCGATCAGCTCAACTCAGATGTGGTTGATTTGCAAACGCGCATTAATGAGCTGGCGTTCCCGCCATCCAAAGTGGTCGGTGGTGCAGCCGGTCTGATTGAAGAAGTGGCTGCGAGCAAAATCAGCGGTGAAGAAGATCGCTACAGCCACACCGATCTGTGGGACTTCCAGGCCAACGTTGATGGCGCACAAAAAATCGTTGATTTGCTGCGTCCGCAATTGCAGAAAGATAACGCCGAACTGCTGGCGAAAGTCGATGCCAACTTCAAGAAAGTGGATACCATCCTTGCGAAATACCGCACTAAAGAGGGGTATGAAACCTACGATAAGTTGACCGACGCCGATCGCAATGCGCTGAAAGGGCCGATCACCACACTGGCGGAAGACCTGGCGCAGCTGCGCGGCGTACTGGGGCTGGACTAA
- the efeU gene encoding iron uptake transporter permease EfeU, with protein sequence MFVPFLIMLREGLEAALIVSLIASYLKRTQRGRWINVMWIGVFLAAALCLGLGIAINETTGEFPQKEQELFEGIVAAIAVVILTWMVFWMRKVSRNVKVQLEQAVDNALARSHNHGWALILMVFFAVAREGLESVFFLLAAFQQDVGVWPPLGAVLGLTTAVVLGFLLYWGGVRLNLGAFFKWTSLFILFVAAGLAAGAIRAFHEAGLWNHFQDVAFDFSNVLTTHSLTGTLLEGIFGYQETPSVSEVAVYFIYLIPALVMFVLPPRAGTQPSRAAP encoded by the coding sequence ATGTTTGTTCCATTTTTGATTATGTTACGTGAAGGCCTCGAAGCGGCGCTGATCGTCAGCCTGATTGCCAGTTATCTGAAACGTACCCAGCGTGGGCGCTGGATAAACGTGATGTGGATTGGTGTTTTTCTTGCCGCCGCGCTCTGCCTTGGGCTCGGTATTGCGATCAATGAAACTACCGGCGAGTTCCCGCAAAAAGAGCAGGAGCTGTTTGAAGGTATTGTCGCGGCGATAGCCGTAGTGATCCTCACCTGGATGGTGTTCTGGATGCGCAAAGTGTCGCGCAACGTCAAAGTGCAACTGGAGCAGGCGGTCGACAACGCGCTGGCGCGCAGCCATAACCACGGTTGGGCGCTGATCCTGATGGTCTTTTTCGCCGTGGCGCGCGAAGGGCTGGAATCGGTGTTCTTTCTGCTGGCGGCATTCCAGCAGGATGTCGGCGTCTGGCCGCCGCTGGGCGCAGTGCTGGGTCTGACCACGGCGGTGGTGCTCGGTTTCTTGCTTTACTGGGGCGGCGTGCGTCTGAATCTCGGCGCGTTTTTCAAATGGACCAGCCTGTTTATCCTGTTTGTCGCGGCCGGGCTTGCCGCAGGCGCAATCCGCGCGTTTCACGAAGCGGGATTATGGAACCACTTTCAGGACGTGGCCTTCGATTTCAGTAACGTACTCACCACGCATTCCCTCACCGGTACGCTGCTGGAAGGTATTTTTGGTTACCAGGAAACACCAAGCGTCAGCGAAGTGGCGGTCTACTTTATCTATCTGATCCCGGCGCTGGTGATGTTTGTTTTACCGCCTCGCGCGGGGACGCAGCCTTCACGGGCGGCACCGTAA
- a CDS encoding NupC/NupG family nucleoside CNT transporter encodes MTNFFHFLLALVVILALAWLVSFDRRHIRFRFILQLIVIELALAWFFLHAQSGLTLIKYVSGFFEALLKFAGEGTSFVFSGMSEKGLAFIFLGVLCPIVFISALIGILQHWRILPIFIRLIGTLLSKLNGMGKLESFNAVSSLILGQSENFIAYKGILADLSSRRMFTMAATAMSTVSLSIVGAYMTMLDAKYVVAALVLNMFSTFIVLSVINPTRPEAEAEVKLEKLNESQSFFEMLGEYILAGFKVAMIILAMLIGFIALISAINALFSALFGISFQQLLGYVFYPLAWLIGIPLSDALHAGSIMATKLVANEFVAMIELQKIAAQMTPRGLGILSVFLVSFANFASIGIVAGAIKGLNEQQGNSVSRFGLRLVYGATLVSLLSAAFAGVVL; translated from the coding sequence ATGACTAACTTCTTCCATTTTTTGCTGGCGCTGGTGGTGATCCTCGCGCTGGCCTGGCTGGTGAGTTTTGACCGCCGACACATTCGTTTTCGCTTCATCCTGCAATTAATTGTCATTGAACTGGCGCTGGCGTGGTTCTTCCTGCACGCGCAAAGCGGGTTAACGCTGATTAAATACGTTTCCGGTTTCTTTGAAGCACTGCTGAAATTCGCGGGCGAAGGCACCAGCTTTGTCTTCAGCGGGATGAGCGAAAAAGGGCTGGCCTTTATCTTCCTCGGCGTGCTGTGCCCTATCGTCTTTATTTCCGCGCTGATCGGCATTTTGCAGCACTGGCGCATTCTGCCTATTTTTATCCGTTTGATAGGCACGTTACTGTCAAAACTGAACGGCATGGGCAAACTGGAATCGTTTAATGCCGTCAGCTCGCTGATCCTCGGCCAGTCGGAAAACTTCATTGCCTATAAAGGCATCCTCGCGGATCTCTCCTCGCGCCGCATGTTCACCATGGCAGCAACGGCGATGTCGACAGTGTCGTTGTCGATTGTCGGCGCATATATGACCATGCTGGACGCGAAATATGTGGTCGCCGCGCTGGTCCTCAATATGTTCAGCACCTTTATTGTGCTGTCGGTTATTAACCCGACGCGCCCGGAAGCGGAAGCCGAGGTCAAACTTGAAAAGCTCAACGAATCGCAAAGCTTCTTTGAGATGCTCGGGGAGTACATCCTCGCGGGTTTCAAAGTGGCGATGATTATTCTGGCAATGCTGATTGGCTTTATTGCGCTGATTAGCGCCATCAACGCCCTCTTCTCCGCCTTGTTCGGCATCAGCTTTCAGCAACTTCTTGGCTATGTGTTTTATCCACTGGCATGGCTGATTGGCATTCCGCTGAGCGATGCGCTGCACGCGGGCAGTATTATGGCAACCAAGCTGGTGGCGAACGAATTTGTGGCGATGATTGAGCTACAAAAAATCGCCGCGCAGATGACACCACGCGGGCTGGGTATCCTCTCTGTGTTCCTGGTGTCGTTCGCCAACTTTGCCTCTATCGGCATTGTGGCGGGGGCAATTAAGGGGCTGAACGAGCAACAGGGGAATTCGGTTTCCCGCTTTGGTCTGCGCTTAGTGTACGGCGCAACGCTGGTGAGTTTGCTTTCGGCGGCTTTCGCAGGCGTGGTGTTGTAA
- a CDS encoding DUF3574 domain-containing protein, producing the protein MTLKTGFTALMMAGLLVGCVSPAAKQPGAAAQTCKAENQMQQTTLYYGLTRQGGKAITTQEWQQYVDNDVTPRFRDGLTTFDAQGQWLGSNGKVSKEPSKALMLIHSVDAQSDAKIDALRDIYKSRFAQESVMRVDQPVCVQF; encoded by the coding sequence ATGACGTTAAAGACAGGGTTCACTGCACTGATGATGGCGGGTTTACTGGTGGGTTGCGTTTCGCCTGCTGCAAAACAACCGGGTGCGGCAGCACAAACCTGCAAGGCTGAAAACCAGATGCAGCAAACCACGCTCTATTACGGCTTAACCCGCCAGGGCGGCAAAGCGATTACCACGCAGGAGTGGCAGCAGTATGTGGATAACGATGTCACGCCGCGTTTTCGTGACGGGTTGACCACATTTGATGCGCAGGGGCAATGGCTGGGAAGTAACGGGAAAGTATCAAAAGAGCCAAGCAAGGCGCTGATGCTGATCCACAGCGTGGATGCGCAAAGTGATGCGAAAATCGATGCGCTGCGTGATATCTACAAATCACGCTTTGCCCAGGAATCGGTGATGCGTGTCGATCAGCCGGTCTGCGTACAATTCTGA
- the putP gene encoding sodium/proline symporter PutP, giving the protein MAISTPMLVTFLVYIFGMILIGFVAWRSTKNFDDYILGGRSLGPLVTALSAGASDMSGWLLMGLPGAIFISGISESWIAIGLTLGAWINWKLVAGRLRVHTEVNNNALTLPDYFTGRFEDNSRLLRIISAVVILLFFTIYCASGIVAGARLFESTFGMSYETALWAGAAATIIYTFIGGFLAISWTDTVQASLMIFALILTPVIVIISVGGFGDSLEVIKQKSIENVDMLKGLNFVAIVSLMGWGLGYFGQPHILARFMAADSHHTIVHARRISMTWMILCLAGAVAVGFFGIAYFNENPSAAGAVNQNAERVFIELAQVLFNPWIAGVLLSAILAAVMSTLSCQLLVCSSAITEDFYKAFLRKGASQRELVWVGRAMVLLVALVAIALAANPENRVLGLVSYAWAGFGAAFGPVVLFSVMWSRMTRNGALAGMIIGAVTVIVWKHYAWLDLYEIIPGFVFGSIGIVVFSLLGKAPSAQMQQRFAEADAHYRSAPPSRLQAE; this is encoded by the coding sequence ATGGCAATAAGCACACCGATGCTGGTGACTTTTCTCGTTTATATCTTTGGCATGATACTTATCGGTTTCGTCGCCTGGCGTTCGACGAAAAACTTCGATGACTATATTCTGGGCGGCCGCAGCCTTGGGCCGCTGGTCACTGCGCTGTCGGCGGGGGCATCGGATATGAGCGGCTGGCTGCTGATGGGGTTGCCTGGCGCGATTTTTATCTCAGGTATCTCTGAAAGCTGGATCGCCATTGGCCTGACGCTGGGCGCGTGGATTAACTGGAAACTGGTGGCCGGGCGTTTGCGTGTCCACACCGAAGTGAACAATAACGCGCTGACCTTGCCGGACTATTTCACCGGCCGTTTTGAAGATAACAGCCGCCTGCTGCGGATTATCTCGGCAGTGGTGATTCTGCTGTTTTTCACCATCTATTGTGCTTCTGGCATTGTTGCCGGCGCGCGCCTGTTTGAAAGCACCTTCGGCATGAGCTACGAAACCGCCCTGTGGGCCGGTGCCGCTGCGACGATCATTTACACCTTTATTGGCGGCTTCCTGGCGATCAGCTGGACCGATACGGTACAGGCCAGCCTGATGATTTTCGCGCTGATCCTGACCCCGGTGATTGTCATTATTTCCGTTGGCGGTTTTGGTGATTCGCTGGAAGTGATCAAGCAAAAAAGCATTGAAAACGTCGATATGCTGAAAGGCCTGAATTTTGTCGCCATCGTCTCGCTGATGGGCTGGGGACTGGGATATTTCGGCCAGCCGCATATTCTGGCGCGTTTTATGGCGGCGGATTCCCATCACACTATTGTCCATGCGCGTCGCATCAGTATGACGTGGATGATCCTGTGCCTGGCGGGCGCGGTCGCGGTGGGCTTTTTCGGCATCGCCTATTTCAATGAAAATCCGTCTGCTGCGGGCGCGGTTAACCAGAACGCCGAGCGCGTGTTTATCGAGCTGGCGCAAGTTCTGTTCAACCCCTGGATTGCCGGAGTGCTGCTGTCGGCGATCCTCGCCGCCGTGATGTCAACGCTGAGCTGCCAGTTGCTGGTGTGCTCCAGCGCGATCACTGAAGATTTCTACAAAGCGTTTTTGCGTAAAGGCGCAAGCCAGCGCGAGCTGGTGTGGGTTGGCCGTGCGATGGTGTTGCTGGTGGCGCTGGTGGCGATTGCGCTGGCGGCGAACCCGGAAAACCGCGTGCTCGGCCTGGTGAGCTACGCCTGGGCGGGCTTCGGGGCGGCGTTTGGCCCGGTGGTGCTGTTCTCGGTGATGTGGTCACGCATGACGCGTAACGGTGCGCTGGCCGGGATGATCATCGGTGCGGTGACAGTGATTGTCTGGAAACACTACGCCTGGCTGGATCTGTATGAAATCATTCCGGGCTTTGTTTTCGGCAGCATCGGTATTGTGGTGTTTAGCCTGCTGGGCAAAGCGCCTTCCGCGCAGATGCAGCAGCGGTTTGCCGAGGCAGATGCGCATTACCGCTCTGCGCCGCCATCGCGTTTACAGGCTGAATAA